In a genomic window of Pseudorasbora parva isolate DD20220531a chromosome 24, ASM2467924v1, whole genome shotgun sequence:
- the ccl32b.3 gene encoding C-C motif chemokine 32b.3, which yields MRSLVCLPICLVLFLLCLTAETRLPSPNCCLKTNNCRIPEHKVVGYRVQKAGVCQINAIILWTKRGKGMCCDPDSEWTKNITRMVDLKKLPKQNSDPKASPSQKRKNRKGHKQKKKI from the exons ATGAGGTCGCTTGTCTGTCTTCCAATCTGCCTGGTGCTGTTTCTGCTCTGTCTTACTGCAG AAACAAGACTGCCTTCTCCAAATTGCTGTTTGAAGACGAACAATTGCAGAATACCTGAACACAAAGTGGTGGGTTATAGAGTCCAGAAAGCAGGAGTTTGCCAAATCAATGCCATTAT cttGTGGACTAAAAGAGGCAAAGGAATGTGTTGTGATCCAGACTCGGAGTGGACCAAAAACATTACGAGAATGGTGGACCTGAAAAAATTGCCAAAACAAAACTCTGATCCAAAAGCCTCACCAagccaaaaaagaaaaaatagaaAGGGACacaaacagaagaaaaaaatataa